The genomic interval ACCTTTTAAAACTTCTTGCTTTTCAAGTGAGCAATCTGGTTTCTCTCAACGAGCTGGCAGTGCAACTAAAGGTAGATGTCAAAACAGTGGGCAGATATCTCGATCTGCTTGAAAAATCATTTGTGATCAAAAAAATACCTGGCTTTAGCAAAAATTTAAGAAAAGAAATCACAACCAAAGCAAAATATTTCTTTGTGGACAATGGCATTAGAAACGGGGTTATAAGTCAATACAATCCACTGGACTTACGCAACGACACAGGAAGCCTCTGGGAAAATTTTATTGTGATGGAGCGGATAAAAAAACTTACCTTTGAGAGAACCATGCCTGTTTCTTTTTACTTCTGGCGCACTTACAATGGACAGGAGATTGATTTGATTGAACAAAGGGAAGACGGTATTTTTGCCTATGAGTGCAAATACTCTCAACAAAAGGTAAAGACACCTGGCTCGTGGCTTAAAAATTATCCGGAAAGCCACTTTACAGTGATAAACAAAACCAATTATCTGGATTTTTTGCTTTAGCAATTTTATTTGTACCTAAAAGTTATTGATTAACTAACATGATGTGTCCAAGTCTTTGTTAGCAGCACCAGGAAACAATCCTGAAAGTTGAGCAACACTAGTAAACGCACAGTTCAGAAAACTATTCTGAGCCGGGAGAAGACCATGCAAACATATCTGGATTGTCTACCCTGCTTCTTAAGACAAATTATAAATGCGGTCAGGCAGGCTAAACCTGATGATTCTGCTTTGCACCTAGAGGTCGTTCAACAATTTTGCCAGAACGTTCCGAACCTGGACCTCACCCTCTCTCCTCCGGCCCTTGCCGGTCAGATTTATGCACAGCTCTCGTCAACCGCCAAAACAACTGACCCATTTGCCCGGATAAAACGCGAGGCCAACGCACGCGTAATGGAACTGCTACCTGAACTGCAAAAAATGGTGGACAGTGCACCAGACCCTTTGCGCGCAAGCCTGAATATCTCCATTATTGGCAATTATATTGACGCCGGCATTGCCCATAACTTTGACTGGGAAGAAGCCATCCATAAAGAAGATGAAACTTCCTGGGCCGCATCAGCTTACTCTCTCTTTCTAAAAATGATTGACCAGCACAAAAATATAATGATTCTGGGCGACAACTCAGGAGAGATTGGACTGGATACCTTACTGGTGAGACAGTTAAAAAAATTAGGGATGCAGATAACCTATGTGGTCAGAGAAAAGCCGATTATAAATGATGCCACCATGGACGATGCCCGTTTTGTAGGTATGACTGAACTATGTGAGGTTATCTCTTCTGGCGTGGACACCCCGGGTACTGTCCTGGAAAGATGCACCCGGGAATTTTTGGCTAGAAT from Desulfovulcanus ferrireducens carries:
- a CDS encoding damage-control phosphatase ARMT1 family protein; the protein is MQTYLDCLPCFLRQIINAVRQAKPDDSALHLEVVQQFCQNVPNLDLTLSPPALAGQIYAQLSSTAKTTDPFARIKREANARVMELLPELQKMVDSAPDPLRASLNISIIGNYIDAGIAHNFDWEEAIHKEDETSWAASAYSLFLKMIDQHKNIMILGDNSGEIGLDTLLVRQLKKLGMQITYVVREKPIINDATMDDARFVGMTELCEVISSGVDTPGTVLERCTREFLARMKETKLILSKGQGNFEALKDEWPGIFYAFKVKCPVVEKFTGRPVGSSIFAYI